The nucleotide window AAATATTGGTGATTCAATTTTTTATGATTGTTGGATTCAAGATTTTGGTAACTGCCGGATTGCTTGTTATTGGAGGACTATTAGTTCTTAACCAACAAATGAACATTGGGCAGTTTGTGGCCGCAGAAATTATCATTCTTTTGGTTATTGGTTCCGTAGAAAAACTAATTATGGGGCTAGAAACAGTATATGACGTATTAACGTCCCTAGAAAAAATTGGTCAAATTGTAGATAAAGATCTTGAACCATTGAATGAGCTACCTATTTTTGAAAATGGCTCTGATTTTCATATTGAGGTTGACCAAGTTGATTTTCTGCGTTCTAATAACAGCCCAATCTTTGCAAACCTCTCCTTAAAAATTAATCCTGGAGATCGCATTTTGTTGGAAGGTCCATCAGGTTCTGGGAAAACCACTCTGTTAAAATTAATTACGGGACTTCTGGAACCAGCTAAAGGAAACATTTATATAAATAACACTTCATATAATGGTATTGATCCTAATAGTTTAAGGAAATATATCGGGCAAATGTTACCAGAGCAAATGCCATTTGAAGGTACCATCAGGGAAAATATTTCATTTGGAAATAAAGAAGTAAGTGATAGCAAATTGTATGAAGTGGTAAAAAATGTTGGCTTGTTGCCTTTCCTAAAAGATCAATTAAAAGGGCTGGATACTTTTCTACATCCTGAAGGCCAACAAATACCACAAACTGTATCACGTAGAATCCTATTGGCCAGAGCTATACTCAACCAACCAAAACTGTTGTTATTAAAAGATCCGTTTGAGCAGTTTGAAACTGGTGAAGTTCAATGTTTAATAGAATTTTTAACCGATCCAAAACAACCATGGATATTAATTGTTTCAAGCAGGGATCCGCTTTGGAAAAACCATTGTAATAGAATCCTAGAAATTCAAAACCGATCTATAATTGAAAAGTAATTATGCTTAATATATCTCACAATCAACTCAACAAAAAGATTAGCCTAGAGGAATATTCAGCATATTCCGTGGCAAATAAAAAACACCATTATAAATTTTTTAATAGGTTTTTGGTGGCTATTTCTATAGTAACAATAATCGTCTTATTTCTGCCTTGGACACAGAACGTTACTGGCAATGGTTATGTCACCACCTTAACCCCTGAACAGCGACCGCAAACCATACAATCCCCTATACCGGGAAAAATTGAAGAATGGTATGTAAGGGAAGGCGATTTTGTGCAAAAAGGAGACACCATTTTGCGCATATCCGAGATTAAAAATGAATACCAAGATCCTGACCTTGTTAATCGAATTGAGGCACAGGTAAATGCCAAAAGCAGATCCTCAGAGTCTTATTTAGAAAAAATGAAGGCTTTGGAAAAACAGATTGGCGCTCTATATGCCGAAAGAGGTTTAAAAAAGGACCAAGCCAAAATAAAATTGAATCAGGCTGAATTAAAGATTGTTTCAGACAGTATAGATCTAGAAGCAACCAAAACCAATCTGAAAATTGCCGAAAGACAGTACGAGCGGGTAAAAAAGCTTGAAGAGGAAGGTTTAAAAGCAATGACAGACTTGGAAGAAAAAAGCTTGAAATTACAAGAGATGCAGGCCAAATTAGTGTCGCAACAGAATAAATATCTGCAAAGTAAAAATGACCTTATTAATGCCAAGGTAGAACTCAACCGTTTAGACGCCGAGTACGCGGATAAAATATCCAAGGCACAAAGCGAACTATCAAGCGCTATTTCAGTACAATCTGAAACCGACGCCGAGGTGGCTAAGCTACAAACCCAACGCAGTAATTATGCCATTAGAAATTCGCTTTACGTAATTACAGCCCCTCAAAACGGATATATCAATAAAGCCATTCGGTCGGGTATTGGAGAAACTTTTAAGGAAGGGGAACCTTTGGTGGGTATTATGCCATCCAATTACGATTTAGCCGTGGAAACCTTTGTTGAACCAATCGATTTACCGCTTATTCATTTAGGAGGCAATGTGCGTATTCAAT belongs to Aegicerativicinus sediminis and includes:
- a CDS encoding peptidase domain-containing ABC transporter, with the protein product MNNDTTPFTPLQRLINLLKLDRRDIRQIFFYAIFAGLVALSLPLGIQAIINLIQGAQITSSWIVLVVIVTLGVAFQGGLEFMQFRILENIQQKIFTRSSFEFAYRFPKIKLSELRNYYPPELANRFFDTISVQKGLPKILLDFPAAILQIIFGLILLSFYHPFFIIYGFLLILLIYAVFRYTAKSGLDTSLKESKAKYKVAHWIQEIARSIISFKLSPRTNLAMDRNNELTKEYLDARENHFKILVIQFFMIVGFKILVTAGLLVIGGLLVLNQQMNIGQFVAAEIIILLVIGSVEKLIMGLETVYDVLTSLEKIGQIVDKDLEPLNELPIFENGSDFHIEVDQVDFLRSNNSPIFANLSLKINPGDRILLEGPSGSGKTTLLKLITGLLEPAKGNIYINNTSYNGIDPNSLRKYIGQMLPEQMPFEGTIRENISFGNKEVSDSKLYEVVKNVGLLPFLKDQLKGLDTFLHPEGQQIPQTVSRRILLARAILNQPKLLLLKDPFEQFETGEVQCLIEFLTDPKQPWILIVSSRDPLWKNHCNRILEIQNRSIIEK
- a CDS encoding HlyD family secretion protein translates to MLNISHNQLNKKISLEEYSAYSVANKKHHYKFFNRFLVAISIVTIIVLFLPWTQNVTGNGYVTTLTPEQRPQTIQSPIPGKIEEWYVREGDFVQKGDTILRISEIKNEYQDPDLVNRIEAQVNAKSRSSESYLEKMKALEKQIGALYAERGLKKDQAKIKLNQAELKIVSDSIDLEATKTNLKIAERQYERVKKLEEEGLKAMTDLEEKSLKLQEMQAKLVSQQNKYLQSKNDLINAKVELNRLDAEYADKISKAQSELSSAISVQSETDAEVAKLQTQRSNYAIRNSLYVITAPQNGYINKAIRSGIGETFKEGEPLVGIMPSNYDLAVETFVEPIDLPLIHLGGNVRIQFDGWPAIFFSGWPNASYGTYAGKVVAIENFISSNGKFRVLIAPNDKEQKWPENVRIGSGAYTMALLDDVPIWFELWRQLNGFPPNYYTPNSEITEKK